Genomic DNA from Haloplanus sp. HW8-1:
GTCGGCACGACCGTCGCGGCCTGTCTCGCCGACTTCGGTCACGACGTGATCGCCGTCGATGTCGACGACGCGGTGGTCGGGCGGCTGAACGACGGGGAGTCGTCCATCTCGGAACCCAGGCTGGACGCCCTGCTCGATCGCTACGCGGGGTCGTCGTTGTTCGCGACGACCGACTACGACGACCTGGCGGACGTCGACGTCGTCTTCCTCGCGCTCCCGACACCGACGAACGACGACGGGAGCATCGACACCGCGTACGTCGAGGCGGGCGCCGAGGCGCTCGGTCGGGTGCTGGCCGACGTCGAGGGGTACCCGACCGTGGTCGTCAAGAGTACCATCGTCCCCGGGACGACCGCGGACCTGATCGCCCCGATCCTCGAACGCGAGTCCGGACTCCGGGTCGGTACCGACTTCGGCCTCGCGGTGAATCCCGAGTTCCTGCGCGAGGGGAGCGCGGTGGAGGACTTCCAGCAGCCCGACAAACTCGTCTTCGGGACGAACGACGAGCGCGCGCTCGATGCCCTGGAGACGGTGTTCGCGCCGCTGCTCGACGACGTCCCGGTCGTCCGTACCGGACTCAGCGAGGCCGAGATGATCAAATACGCCAACAACGCCTTCCTCGCGGCCAAGATCAGCCTCGTCAACGAACTCGGCAACATCTGCAAGGAGTACGGGGTCGACGCCTACGAGGTGGCCGACGCCATCGGCCTCGACGACCGCATCGGCGAGCAGTTCCTGCGGAGCGGCGTCGGTTGGGGTGGAAGTTGCTTCCCGAAGGACGTGGCGGCACTCGTCGCCGCCGCCCGCGACCGGGGGTACGATCCCCAACTCCTGCAGGCGGCCATCGACGTGAACGACCACCAGCCCGAGCGGATGCTCGACCTCCTTGACGAGCACGTCGACGTCGCGGGTGAGCGGGTGGCCGTCCTCGGCCTCGCGTTCGGGTCGGGCACCGACGACGTCCGCAACTCGCAGGCCATCCCGATCATCGAGGGACTCCGGGAGCGGGGGGCCGACGTCATCGCCTACGATCCGAATCGGGGGGCCGTCGAGAACATGCGCGGACGCTTCCCCGACGTGACGTATCTCGCCTCGGCGTCGCCGACACTCTCCGGGGCGGCGGCGGCGCTCGTCGTCACGGACTGGCCGGCGTTCGGGGCCCTCGACCGGGAGTTCGATCTGATGGCCGGCGACGTCGTGATCGACGGC
This window encodes:
- the aglM gene encoding UDP-glucose 6-dehydrogenase AglM — encoded protein: MRIGIIGSGYVGTTVAACLADFGHDVIAVDVDDAVVGRLNDGESSISEPRLDALLDRYAGSSLFATTDYDDLADVDVVFLALPTPTNDDGSIDTAYVEAGAEALGRVLADVEGYPTVVVKSTIVPGTTADLIAPILERESGLRVGTDFGLAVNPEFLREGSAVEDFQQPDKLVFGTNDERALDALETVFAPLLDDVPVVRTGLSEAEMIKYANNAFLAAKISLVNELGNICKEYGVDAYEVADAIGLDDRIGEQFLRSGVGWGGSCFPKDVAALVAAARDRGYDPQLLQAAIDVNDHQPERMLDLLDEHVDVAGERVAVLGLAFGSGTDDVRNSQAIPIIEGLRERGADVIAYDPNRGAVENMRGRFPDVTYLASASPTLSGAAAALVVTDWPAFGALDREFDLMAGDVVIDGRRVVERRDGITYEGLTW